Proteins encoded by one window of Peptococcaceae bacterium 1198_IL3148:
- the panD gene encoding aspartate 1-decarboxylase: MLLTLFKSKIHRATVTEANLNYMGSITVDRELLKAAGILVHERVQVVNLNNGSRLETYVIPGEAHSGVVCLNGAAARLAQPGDKVIIISYALMEKKEAEEFRPQVVMVDDNNQIVKVISEESHGQVC; the protein is encoded by the coding sequence ATGTTATTAACACTATTTAAAAGCAAAATTCACCGGGCCACTGTTACCGAGGCCAACTTGAACTACATGGGTAGCATTACTGTGGATAGGGAATTGTTAAAGGCGGCGGGCATTTTGGTGCACGAAAGGGTGCAGGTGGTAAATTTAAACAACGGCAGCCGTTTAGAAACCTATGTAATTCCTGGAGAGGCCCATTCCGGGGTAGTATGTTTAAATGGAGCCGCCGCCCGGCTGGCACAACCAGGGGATAAAGTGATTATTATTTCCTACGCCCTGATGGAGAAAAAAGAAGCAGAAGAATTTAGGCCCCAAGTGGTGATGGTGGATGACAACAATCAGATTGTCAAAGTTATCAGCGAAGAGTCCCATGGTCAAGTGTGTTAA